In the Kribbella sp. NBC_00482 genome, one interval contains:
- a CDS encoding carbohydrate ABC transporter permease: protein MSNQALDRTGARKAPLFGLPAVAVVALLLYLPFLWTTYVSFTDYDGLASPVWSGLANYKAMFSDPDLIGALVNTLLWVVGMVTLPVALGLLIAVLTYGHKWGTWLRLPFLLPYAISGVAVGVIWGFVLQPDGALGQALGFFGLPGAHTGWLQAGPGNTLMMIVAVTWQAAGVNALLFVVGLQSIPAEPLEAARLDGAEGFSLFRHHLWPQLRPITTVVIGLSIVGSLKTFDVVWVMTQGGPGTSSETLALSMYKETFVLNDYGQGAAIALFLSLVTFAASILYLRYQLGDAREQG, encoded by the coding sequence GTGAGCAATCAGGCCCTTGACCGGACGGGGGCGCGCAAGGCGCCCCTGTTCGGCCTACCAGCTGTAGCGGTCGTCGCACTCCTGTTGTACCTGCCGTTCCTGTGGACGACGTACGTCAGCTTCACCGATTACGACGGGCTGGCGTCACCGGTGTGGTCGGGGCTGGCCAACTACAAGGCGATGTTCAGTGACCCCGATCTGATCGGGGCACTCGTCAACACGCTGCTGTGGGTGGTCGGCATGGTGACACTGCCCGTGGCGCTCGGCCTACTGATCGCCGTACTGACCTACGGGCACAAGTGGGGCACGTGGCTGCGGCTGCCGTTCCTGCTGCCCTACGCGATCTCCGGTGTGGCCGTTGGCGTCATCTGGGGCTTCGTACTGCAGCCGGACGGCGCACTGGGCCAGGCACTCGGGTTCTTCGGGCTCCCGGGTGCCCACACCGGCTGGCTGCAGGCAGGTCCCGGCAACACGCTGATGATGATCGTGGCGGTCACCTGGCAGGCGGCGGGTGTGAACGCGCTGCTGTTCGTGGTCGGCCTGCAGTCGATCCCTGCTGAGCCGCTGGAGGCTGCGAGGCTGGACGGCGCGGAGGGGTTCAGCCTGTTCCGCCACCACCTCTGGCCGCAGCTCCGGCCGATCACCACGGTGGTCATCGGGCTCTCGATCGTCGGCAGCCTGAAGACGTTCGACGTGGTCTGGGTGATGACGCAAGGTGGCCCGGGTACGTCGTCCGAGACGCTGGCACTGTCCATGTACAAGGAGACGTTCGTGCTGAACGACTACGGACAGGGCGCCGCGATCGCGCTGTTCCTGAGCCTGGTCACCTTCGCGGCGTCGATCCTCTACCTCCGTTACCAGTTGGGGGATGCTCGTGAACAGGGTTAA
- a CDS encoding carbohydrate ABC transporter permease, with product MNRVKTALLVVLGLIWLAPVYLLVVNASKSVDGYDAKTVWKPAGFSLFANFGDAWSKAALGDTLVATTMYSVIAPVVAVLIGSAAGYAIVVLRLKRGFGWFVFIFGGTIFPLQMILMPLFSGYANSGLYDTRIGMIIVYTAISVPFSAFVMRNFFTGIARSVFEAAIVDGGGLFRIFRSIYLPMAGSALAAIFILQATFVWNDLLLGLTLSQSDSVRPIMPALTGLQSTYGGASLPTVLAGGLLVSLPTVILFLAAQRFFSRGLALGQF from the coding sequence GTGAACAGGGTTAAGACCGCGCTTCTCGTCGTACTCGGGCTGATCTGGCTTGCGCCGGTCTACCTGCTGGTCGTGAACGCGTCCAAGTCCGTCGACGGGTACGACGCGAAGACCGTGTGGAAGCCGGCCGGGTTCTCGTTGTTCGCGAACTTCGGTGACGCGTGGAGCAAGGCGGCGCTCGGGGACACGTTGGTGGCGACCACGATGTACAGCGTGATCGCGCCGGTGGTCGCGGTGCTGATCGGCTCGGCGGCCGGGTACGCGATCGTCGTACTGCGGTTGAAGCGCGGCTTCGGTTGGTTCGTGTTCATCTTCGGCGGGACGATCTTTCCGCTGCAGATGATCCTGATGCCGTTGTTCTCCGGGTACGCGAACTCCGGGCTGTACGACACCCGGATCGGGATGATCATCGTCTACACCGCGATCAGCGTGCCGTTCTCGGCGTTCGTGATGCGGAACTTCTTCACCGGGATCGCGCGCAGCGTGTTCGAGGCCGCGATCGTCGACGGCGGCGGGCTGTTCCGGATCTTCCGCAGCATCTACCTGCCGATGGCCGGGTCGGCGCTGGCCGCGATCTTCATCCTGCAGGCGACGTTCGTCTGGAACGACCTGCTGCTCGGCCTGACCCTGAGCCAGTCCGACTCGGTCCGCCCGATCATGCCGGCCCTCACCGGCCTGCAGAGCACGTACGGCGGGGCCTCGCTCCCGACCGTGCTGGCAGGCGGCCTGCTCGTCTCGCTGCCCACGGTCATCCTCTTCCTCGCCGCCCAACGCTTCTTCTC